A region from the Ciconia boyciana chromosome 1, ASM3463844v1, whole genome shotgun sequence genome encodes:
- the SERTM1 gene encoding serine-rich and transmembrane domain-containing protein 1: MSEPDPSSGFVGNMENGTFLELYPTSLSTSVDSSPGRLSNVYVYVSIFLSLLAFLLLLLIIALQRLKNIISSSSSYPEYNSDAGSSFTNLEVCSISSQRSALSNLSS, translated from the coding sequence atgTCAGAACCCGACCCTTCATCTGGATTTGTAGGAAACATGGAAAATGGGACTTTTCTGGAGCTGTACCCCACGTCCCTTTCAACTTCAGTGGATTCATCGCCTGGCCGTTTATCCAACGTCTATGTCTATGTTTCTATATTCCTTAGTCTCttagcttttctccttttgctattGATCATTGCACTTCAGAGgctgaaaaacataatttcttccAGTTCCTCCTACCCAGAATATAATAGTGATGCTGGAAGTTCTTTCACTAATTTAGAGGTTTGTAGTATTTCTTCCCAGCGCTCTGCTCTCTCAAACCTTTCTTCATGa